The following are encoded in a window of Alosa sapidissima isolate fAloSap1 chromosome 12, fAloSap1.pri, whole genome shotgun sequence genomic DNA:
- the si:dkey-51e6.1 gene encoding 14 kDa phosphohistidine phosphatase isoform X1: MADVLNKVPDVEIDSDGKFKYILVRLKVKDGEAHKDIVRGTKSAEFHNHIFEKVNPAMQALGLECVCLGGGKIEHSNQEKKLRVFGESTGYGKADHAVTVEKLKPVFKDYEITWSDDKK; the protein is encoded by the exons ATGGCAGACGTTCTGAACAAAGTTCCCGACGTTGAAATAGATTCCGACGGAAAGTTCAAATACATACTGGTGAGGTTAAAagtgaaagatggagaggctcACAAAGACATTGTTAGAGGCACGAAAAGTGCAGAATTCCACA ACCACATCTTTGAAAAGGTGAATCCAGCCATGCAAGCCCTTGGGCTGGAATGTGTCTGTCTTGGGGGAGGCAAGATTGAACATAGCAATCAAGAGAAGAAGCTGCGAGTGTTTGGAGAATCAACT GGCTATGGAAAGGCTGATCATGCCGTGACCGTGGAGAAGCTGAAACCAGTATTCAAAGACTATGAAATAACCTGGTCTGATGATAAGAAATAA
- the LOC121677964 gene encoding E-selectin-like: MEFCLVTPCNQRRNMRLFLTMFILSILSGCLEVAGWSYHYSNQTMDWNNARVWCQAHYTDMVAIQNKGEIDHLNSILPQIKGYYWIGIRKINGSWTWVGTNKMLTKEAENWATNEPNNAQRTGTEEDCVEIYIKRNVDQGKWNDISCHKQKTALCYTASCEKDSCSGKGECVETINNHTCKCLEGFHGEKCEHVVQCDREVITTPQQGSFSCSHPHGNFSYGSECNYSCQTGYRLSGSKTLKCMASAAWSGVPPTCEAVQCDELAKPNRGSMNCTSPLGDFSYLSLCQVTCDEGHTLTGSLASALACDASGLWNDTQPQCEAVRCPAIPALQHGYISCDGAPTAPNSYPNQCKFTCEDGFRLSGVSAVSCTASGQWTDQFPECEAITCPRPENPHLLSNCTDAKDKRHIGSACSFSCSPGFNLQGEPSAQCNKTGQWSSPTPACVEVRCPSLKVPEAGTVRCSGNSHGAVCEVSCDEGFRLQGARRAVCTDSAEWSVDGQTPICRAVRCPSIPALQHGHISCDGAPTAPNSYLNQCKFTCEDGFRLSGVSAVSCTASGQWTDQFPVCEAMRCPQIQTASDSIMNCTGGIDGQEQTYTASCTFVCREGFLLHGNQTMMCSQHGNWTGEVPECQAPPEPLINPTTIMLAAGGATTLSALSLIFWLMRKMQQKGNKFDLNSTLDQDGPPQVYKSVDSLI; encoded by the exons ATG GAATTTTGTTTAGTAACGCCATGCAACCAAAGGAGGAACATGCGCCTCTTCTTAACAATGTTCATCCTCTCAA TTTTGTCAGGGTGTCTGGAAGTAGCAGGCTGGTCCTACCACTACTCCAACCAGACGATGGACTGGAATAACGCTAGAGTCTGGTGTCAGGCTCATTATACAGACATGGTGGCAATCCAGAACAAAGGTGAGATCGACCACCTCAACAGTATTCTGCCCCAGATAAAAGGCTACTACTGGATCGGCATTCGCAAGATAAATGGCTCCTGGACCTGGGTCGGAACTAATAAAATGCTAACTAAGGAGGCAGAGAACTGGGCCACCAATGAGCCCAACAATGCCCAAAGGACTGGGACCGAGGAGGACTGTGTGGAAATTTACATCAAGAGGAATGTAGACCAGGGGAAATGGAACGACATCTCTTGCCATAAACAAAAAACAGCCTTGTGCTACACCG CCTCTTGTGAGAAGGATTCGTGCAGCGGGAAAGGAGAGTGTGTCGAGACTATCAACAATCACACATGCAAGTGTTTAGAAGGCTTCCACGGTGAAAAGTGTGAACATG TTGTCCAGTGCGACAGGGAGGTGATCACGACTCCGCAGCAGGGCTCTTTCAGCTGTTCTCACCCCCACGGGAATTTCTCTTACGGGTCAGAATGCAACTACTCCTGCCAGACAGGCTACCGGCTCAGCGGCTCCAAGACCCTCAAATGCATGGCCTCCGCGGCCTGGTCTGGCGTGCCCCCAACCTGCGAGG CGGTCCAGTGTGATGAGCTGGCCAAGCCCAATAGGGGCTCCATGAACTGCACCTCGCCTCTGGGAGACTTCAGCTACCTGTCGCTCTGCCAGGTCACCTGTGACGAGGGGCACACCCTGACCGGCTCCCTCGCCTCCGCGCTCGCGTGCGACGCCTCGGGCCTGTGGAACGACACCCAGCCCCAGTGTGAAG CTGTTCGCTGTCCTGCCATCCCAGCTCTGCAACACGGCTATATTTCCTGTGATGGAGCTCCAACAGCACCCAACAGCTACCCAAACCAATGCAAGTTCACCTGTGAAGACGGCTTCCGGCTGAGTGGTGTGTCTGCGGTCAGCTGCACTGCATCTGGACAGTGGACTGACCAGTTTCCTGAATGTGAAG CCATCACATGCCCAAGGCCAGAAAACCCTCACCTACTCTCCAATTGCACAGACGCCAAGGATAAGAGGCACATCGGCTCCGCCTGCTCTTTTAGCTGCAGCCCCGGCTTCAACCTGCAGGGGGAGCCAAGCGCCCAGTGCAACAAGACAGGGCAATGGAGCTCCCCGACCCCCGCCTGTGTGGAGGTCCGGTGTCCCTCTCTCAAGGTCCCAGAGGCAGGCACCGTGCGCTGCTCAGGCAATTCCCATGGAGCCGTTTGTGAAGTCAGCTGCGATGAGGGCTTTCGCCTTCAGGGGGCGCGCAGAGCAGTGTGCACAGACAGTGCTGAGTGGAGCGTGGATGGACAGACCCCCATATGCAGAG ctgttCGCTGTCCTTCCATCCCAGCTCTGCAACACGGCCATATTTCCTGTGATGGAGCTCCCACAGCACCCAACAGCTACCTAAACCAATGCAAGTTCACCTGTGAAGACGGCTTCCGGCTGAGCGGTGTGTCTGCGGTTAGCTGCACTGCATCTGGACAGTGGACTGACCAGTTTCCTGTATGTGAAG CGATGAGATGCCCCCAGATACAAACAGCTAGCGATAGCATCATGAACTGCACCGGGGGCATCGACGGCCAGGAGCAGACCTACACAGCCAGCTGCACGTTTGTCTGCCGCGAAGGCTTCCTCCTCCATGGAAACCAGACGATGATGTGTAGTCAGCATGGCAACTGGACAGGAGAAGTACCCGAGTGTCAAG CTCCGCCCGAGCCTCTCATCAACCCCACCACCATCATGCTGGCAGCAGGGGGCGCCACCAcactttctgctctctctctgatcttCTGGCTCATGAGGAAAATGCAGCAGAAAG GAAACAAGTTTGATCTCAACAG CACCCTTGATCAAGACGGGCCCCCACAGGTGTACAAGAGTGTCGATAGTCTTATCTAG
- the si:dkey-51e6.1 gene encoding 14 kDa phosphohistidine phosphatase isoform X2 has product MADVLNKVPDVEIDSDGKFKYILVRLKVKDGEAHKDIVRGTKSAEFHNHIFEKVNPAMQALGLECVCLGGGKIEHSNQEKKLRVFGESTVSIDRLWKG; this is encoded by the exons ATGGCAGACGTTCTGAACAAAGTTCCCGACGTTGAAATAGATTCCGACGGAAAGTTCAAATACATACTGGTGAGGTTAAAagtgaaagatggagaggctcACAAAGACATTGTTAGAGGCACGAAAAGTGCAGAATTCCACA ACCACATCTTTGAAAAGGTGAATCCAGCCATGCAAGCCCTTGGGCTGGAATGTGTCTGTCTTGGGGGAGGCAAGATTGAACATAGCAATCAAGAGAAGAAGCTGCGAGTGTTTGGAGAATCAACTGTAAGCATTGACA GGCTATGGAAAGGCTGA